Proteins from one Amycolatopsis benzoatilytica AK 16/65 genomic window:
- the xylB gene encoding xylulokinase — translation MTELVAGVDSSTQSTKIVVCDARTGEVVRTGRAPHPDGTEVDPAAWAQAFAEATRDVLDGVRAIGIGGQQHGMVTLDEAGEVVRPALLWNDTRSAQAAKDLTEELGGPGVWAKQVGLVPVASFTVTKLRWLAEHEPENADRVARVLLPHDWLTWRLLGQPETAVTDRGDASGTGYFSPTDNAYRPEILAHAFGGRTPELPTVLGPSDVAGHTSDGLLVSAGTGDNMAAALALELAPGDAVISIGTSGTVFGVAEAGAADASGLVAGFADATGRFLPLTAALNAARVLTAGAGMLGVDLPEFDRLALAAEPGADGLTLLPYLDGERTPNLPGASGSLHGLTRANMTPENLARATVEGMLCGLAAGLDAVRAQGLTVKRVLLIGGGAQSAAVRAIAPVVFGVPVVIPEVGEYVALGAARQAAWALAGTTEPPLWQGTETRLVLDEPAGALRAAGIEIQHRHLEAREAVHGVPAKFGED, via the coding sequence ATGACTGAGCTGGTGGCAGGAGTCGATTCGTCGACCCAGTCGACCAAGATCGTCGTCTGCGACGCGCGCACGGGGGAAGTCGTGCGCACCGGTCGCGCGCCTCATCCGGACGGAACTGAAGTCGACCCGGCAGCCTGGGCGCAAGCGTTTGCGGAGGCCACCCGCGACGTACTCGACGGCGTGCGGGCGATCGGCATCGGCGGTCAGCAGCACGGCATGGTCACGCTGGACGAAGCCGGCGAGGTGGTCCGCCCGGCTTTGCTGTGGAACGACACCCGCTCCGCGCAGGCGGCCAAAGACCTCACCGAGGAACTCGGCGGCCCGGGCGTCTGGGCCAAGCAGGTCGGGCTCGTTCCGGTCGCCAGCTTCACCGTCACGAAGCTCCGCTGGCTCGCCGAGCACGAGCCGGAGAACGCGGACCGGGTGGCGCGCGTCCTGTTGCCGCACGACTGGCTGACCTGGCGGCTGCTCGGCCAGCCCGAAACCGCGGTGACCGACCGCGGCGACGCCTCCGGCACCGGTTACTTCTCGCCGACGGACAACGCCTACCGTCCGGAGATCCTGGCGCACGCGTTCGGCGGCCGTACGCCGGAACTGCCGACCGTGCTCGGGCCGTCCGACGTCGCCGGGCACACCAGCGACGGCCTGCTCGTGTCCGCGGGCACCGGCGACAACATGGCCGCCGCGCTCGCGCTCGAACTGGCGCCGGGCGATGCGGTGATCTCGATCGGCACCAGCGGTACCGTCTTCGGCGTCGCCGAGGCAGGCGCGGCGGACGCCAGCGGGCTGGTCGCCGGGTTCGCCGACGCGACCGGCCGGTTTCTCCCGCTCACCGCCGCGCTCAACGCGGCCCGCGTGCTCACCGCGGGCGCCGGGATGCTCGGCGTCGACCTGCCGGAGTTCGATCGGCTCGCGCTGGCCGCCGAGCCGGGTGCGGACGGGCTCACCCTGCTTCCCTACCTCGACGGCGAGCGCACTCCCAACCTGCCTGGCGCGAGCGGTTCGCTGCATGGGCTGACCAGGGCGAACATGACGCCGGAGAACCTCGCGCGAGCCACCGTCGAAGGCATGTTGTGCGGTCTCGCCGCCGGCCTGGACGCGGTGCGCGCCCAGGGTCTGACGGTCAAGCGAGTGCTGCTCATCGGCGGCGGCGCGCAGTCCGCCGCGGTACGTGCCATCGCCCCGGTCGTGTTCGGCGTCCCGGTGGTGATTCCCGAGGTCGGCGAGTACGTCGCGCTCGGGGCCGCCCGCCAGGCTGCCTGGGCGCTCGCCGGCACCACTGAACCGCCGCTGTGGCAAGGAACTGAAACCCGGCTCGTGCTGGACGAGCCGGCCGGGGCGCTGCGCGCTGCGGGCATCGAGATCCAGCACCGCCACCTCGAGGCGCGCGAAGCCGTGCACGGGGTTCCCGCGAAATTCGGAGAGGACTGA
- a CDS encoding DUF4333 domain-containing protein, with translation MTQPPDQYPQGQPQWWQPGANAPQQPGYPSEVDGSGHQGQPSSGGQWAQQPQYPAQQYPPQGYPAQPYGQPQGQPYAQPQGQPAPAQQYGQPQGQPAPGQPYSQPQSQPMPGQQYAQPYGDPAQPQSQPTPAQPQDQPGATYGGGFQPSEYGGLGAFSAADKKPRSKKPLLIAGAVVVVLAAAGGISWATGVFSGDTLEQKSLQDGVSRVLNESYGEPDVKNVSCPSGQKVGNGVTFDCTVQVGGQPKKVTVRVLNDKPEYSVGAPH, from the coding sequence ATGACCCAGCCGCCCGACCAGTACCCACAAGGCCAGCCGCAGTGGTGGCAGCCGGGAGCGAACGCGCCGCAGCAGCCCGGCTATCCATCCGAAGTGGACGGTTCGGGACACCAGGGCCAGCCGTCCTCCGGCGGGCAGTGGGCGCAGCAGCCGCAGTATCCGGCGCAGCAGTACCCGCCGCAGGGCTATCCCGCCCAGCCGTACGGCCAACCCCAAGGGCAGCCCTACGCGCAGCCGCAGGGCCAGCCGGCTCCGGCGCAGCAGTACGGGCAGCCGCAAGGCCAGCCTGCTCCCGGGCAGCCCTACTCTCAGCCGCAGAGTCAGCCGATGCCTGGCCAGCAGTACGCGCAGCCCTACGGCGATCCGGCGCAGCCGCAGAGCCAGCCCACGCCGGCGCAGCCGCAAGACCAGCCCGGGGCCACGTACGGCGGCGGGTTCCAGCCGTCCGAGTACGGCGGCCTCGGCGCGTTCTCCGCGGCGGACAAGAAACCGCGATCGAAGAAGCCACTGCTGATCGCCGGCGCGGTCGTCGTGGTGCTGGCCGCGGCCGGCGGGATCTCCTGGGCGACCGGAGTGTTCTCCGGGGACACGCTCGAGCAGAAGTCTTTGCAGGACGGCGTTTCCCGGGTGCTCAACGAGAGCTACGGCGAGCCGGACGTGAAGAACGTCTCGTGCCCGTCCGGGCAGAAGGTGGGCAACGGCGTCACCTTCGACTGCACAGTGCAGGTCGGCGGGCAGCCGAAGAAGGTGACCGTGCGAGTGCTCAACGACAAACCGGAGTACTCGGTCGGCGCACCGCATTGA
- the rplM gene encoding 50S ribosomal protein L13: protein MPTYSPKPGDVTRAWHVIDAEDVVLGRLATEVATLLRGKHKPTYAPHVDTGDFVIIVNAEKVALTGNKREQKFAYRHSGYPGGLRKRSFGELLDTKPEHLVEKVVKGMLPKNKLGRAQAKKLKVYAGPQHPHAAQQPQAREITKIAQVAQ, encoded by the coding sequence TTGCCCACGTACAGCCCCAAGCCCGGCGACGTCACTCGTGCCTGGCACGTGATCGACGCCGAGGATGTCGTGCTCGGCCGGCTCGCGACCGAGGTCGCCACGCTGCTGCGCGGCAAGCACAAGCCGACCTATGCCCCGCACGTGGACACCGGTGACTTCGTCATCATCGTCAACGCCGAGAAGGTTGCGCTGACCGGTAACAAGCGCGAACAGAAGTTCGCGTACCGGCACAGCGGTTACCCCGGCGGTCTGCGGAAGCGCTCCTTCGGCGAGTTGCTCGACACCAAGCCCGAGCACCTTGTGGAGAAGGTCGTCAAGGGCATGCTGCCGAAGAACAAGCTCGGCCGCGCCCAGGCCAAGAAGCTGAAGGTATACGCCGGCCCGCAGCACCCGCACGCCGCGCAGCAGCCGCAGGCGCGCGAGATCACCAAGATCGCGCAGGTCGCGCAGTGA
- a CDS encoding bifunctional ADP-dependent NAD(P)H-hydrate dehydratase/NAD(P)H-hydrate epimerase, which translates to MQGIWTTERIRAAENLLLARTADGELMRRAAFGLATQVAGLLAEDTGGVSGRRAVLLVGSGNNGGDALWAGAFLRRRGVFVTAVLLNPEKAHAAGLTALRRHGGRVVSIVDSPQWIAQADVVVDGIVGISARGPLRPDAAEVVARVEAPVVAVDLPSGVDPDTGAVDGPHVTAARTVTFGALKPVHALAPQECGEVVLVDIGLRPWLGEPDLHRLELADVAAAWPIPGPFDDKYSQGVAGIAAGSATYPGAAVLASGSAVRATAGMVRYAGPAADVVRARWPEIVATGSVADAGQVQAWVVGPGIGTGGDGREVLRHILGQGVPVCADADATTIIARTPEVLDARDPDTPLVLTPHAGEYERLMGRRPGADRVAAAREAAKKYDAVVLLKGHCTVVAAPDGRAAVNTPRGSWLATAGSGDVLTGLVGSLLAAGLDPWLAAAAAAQVHSLAGAIAAEDAPTSASGLVEAIPAALRLVRAASR; encoded by the coding sequence GTGCAGGGAATCTGGACTACCGAACGGATTCGCGCGGCGGAGAACCTGCTGCTCGCGCGCACGGCGGACGGCGAGCTGATGCGGCGTGCGGCGTTCGGGCTCGCGACGCAGGTAGCCGGTCTGCTGGCCGAGGACACCGGTGGAGTGTCCGGCCGGCGGGCGGTGCTGCTGGTCGGTTCCGGCAACAACGGCGGCGACGCGCTGTGGGCGGGCGCTTTCCTGCGCCGGCGAGGCGTCTTCGTGACCGCGGTACTGCTCAATCCGGAGAAGGCGCATGCGGCGGGGTTGACCGCGTTGCGCCGCCATGGCGGCCGCGTGGTGTCGATTGTGGACAGTCCACAGTGGATCGCGCAAGCGGACGTGGTGGTGGACGGGATCGTCGGCATCTCGGCGCGGGGTCCGTTGCGGCCGGACGCGGCTGAGGTGGTCGCGCGGGTCGAGGCTCCGGTGGTGGCGGTGGATCTGCCCAGCGGGGTGGATCCGGACACCGGCGCGGTCGACGGTCCGCATGTCACTGCCGCGCGCACGGTCACCTTCGGCGCGCTGAAACCGGTGCACGCTCTCGCTCCGCAGGAGTGCGGCGAGGTAGTGCTGGTGGACATCGGACTGCGGCCGTGGCTGGGCGAGCCGGATCTGCACCGGCTGGAGTTGGCCGACGTCGCAGCGGCGTGGCCGATTCCCGGGCCGTTCGACGACAAGTACAGCCAAGGCGTGGCCGGGATCGCGGCCGGGTCGGCGACGTACCCCGGGGCGGCGGTGCTCGCGTCCGGGTCCGCGGTGCGCGCCACCGCCGGGATGGTCCGCTACGCCGGGCCCGCCGCGGATGTGGTCCGCGCGCGATGGCCGGAGATCGTCGCGACCGGCTCAGTTGCCGATGCCGGACAGGTGCAGGCGTGGGTGGTCGGTCCCGGCATCGGTACCGGCGGGGACGGGCGCGAGGTGCTGCGGCACATCCTCGGCCAGGGCGTTCCGGTGTGCGCGGACGCGGATGCCACCACGATCATCGCGCGCACGCCGGAGGTGCTGGACGCCCGCGATCCGGACACGCCGCTCGTCCTCACTCCGCATGCCGGCGAGTACGAACGGCTGATGGGGCGGCGTCCGGGCGCGGACCGGGTGGCGGCGGCGCGCGAGGCGGCGAAAAAGTACGACGCCGTGGTCCTGTTGAAGGGTCATTGCACAGTCGTCGCGGCCCCGGACGGCCGCGCCGCGGTGAATACTCCGCGTGGGTCGTGGCTCGCGACCGCTGGGTCTGGGGACGTGCTGACCGGGTTGGTCGGCTCGCTGCTCGCGGCGGGGCTCGACCCATGGCTCGCCGCCGCGGCGGCCGCCCAGGTGCATTCGCTGGCCGGTGCGATCGCCGCCGAGGACGCGCCGACCTCGGCGTCCGGCTTGGTGGAGGCGATCCCTGCCGCGCTCCGGCTGGTCCGCGCTGCTTCCCGCTGA
- a CDS encoding WXG100 family type VII secretion target, which translates to MPDGRIVVDPGTIHRAAEDCTSTGGELKGLFDNLKSDLAPLTNSWTGEAKQQYDGAQREWDQKFEELTQLLAQIAAVLPQIADGYQATDRSVQNLF; encoded by the coding sequence ATGCCTGACGGCCGCATTGTTGTTGATCCGGGCACCATTCACCGCGCCGCGGAGGACTGCACCTCCACCGGTGGCGAGCTGAAGGGCCTCTTCGACAACCTGAAGAGCGACCTCGCCCCGCTGACCAACAGCTGGACCGGTGAAGCGAAGCAGCAGTACGACGGCGCCCAGCGCGAGTGGGACCAGAAGTTCGAGGAGCTGACCCAGCTCCTGGCGCAGATCGCCGCCGTCCTGCCGCAGATCGCCGACGGTTACCAGGCGACCGACCGCTCGGTGCAGAACCTGTTCTGA
- a CDS encoding DeoR/GlpR family DNA-binding transcription regulator, which translates to MSRDTSGRPKTRPSDAAVGQRRQEILDYVIDQGEVRIDDLTARFGVSLMTMHRDLDELAERRLLRKLRGKVEAYPALTMESASRFTLHSAEKDALAELAIQQVEPGQTVFVDDSTTLFPLVERLARVEGLTVITNSLQAARLLGSGVDVVIAGGHYDPEYDSCSGPDVLALLERTRADVAFVSVSAVAVGRLFHPVRDYAELKKAVLRSANRNVLVLDHSKFGRTATYAHGTVGDYDLLITSEATPTEEIEAALNAGTAVATAEYVEEGQLYD; encoded by the coding sequence GTGAGTCGAGACACGTCAGGGCGGCCGAAGACGCGCCCCTCCGACGCCGCCGTCGGGCAGCGGCGGCAGGAGATCCTCGACTACGTCATTGACCAGGGCGAAGTCCGGATCGACGACCTCACCGCACGGTTCGGCGTCAGCCTGATGACGATGCACCGCGACCTCGACGAGCTGGCCGAGCGGCGGCTGCTGCGGAAGCTGCGCGGCAAGGTCGAGGCGTACCCGGCGCTCACCATGGAGTCCGCCAGCCGGTTCACGCTGCACTCGGCCGAGAAGGACGCATTGGCCGAGCTGGCGATCCAGCAGGTCGAGCCCGGCCAGACCGTCTTCGTGGACGACTCCACCACGCTGTTCCCGCTGGTCGAGCGGCTTGCGCGGGTCGAGGGCCTCACCGTGATCACCAACTCGCTGCAAGCCGCGCGGCTGTTGGGCAGCGGGGTCGACGTAGTGATCGCCGGCGGCCATTACGACCCTGAGTACGACTCTTGCTCCGGTCCGGACGTGCTCGCGTTGCTCGAACGCACCCGCGCGGACGTCGCCTTCGTCTCGGTCAGCGCGGTCGCGGTGGGCCGGCTGTTCCACCCGGTCCGCGACTACGCCGAGCTGAAGAAGGCCGTGCTGCGCTCCGCGAACCGCAACGTGCTGGTGCTCGACCACTCCAAGTTCGGCCGCACCGCCACCTATGCGCACGGCACGGTCGGCGACTACGACCTGTTGATCACTAGCGAAGCCACTCCGACCGAGGAGATCGAGGCCGCGCTGAACGCCGGCACGGCCGTCGCGACGGCGGAGTACGTCGAGGAGGGTCAGCTTTATGACTGA
- the glmM gene encoding phosphoglucosamine mutase → MARLFGTDGVRGLANADLTPELALAVAASAARVLAAHDRSHRPVAVVGRDPRASGEMLEAAVVAGLASAGADVLRLGVLPTPAVAYLVGKLDADLGVMISASHNPMPDNGIKLFAAGGHKLPDSIEDEIEAGLDAAGVTRPTGSGVGRVTEVPEALDQYLEHLVAATPHPLAGLKVVVDCANGASSVAAPEAYRRAGAEVVALHANPDGININENCGSNHPDLLRAAVVEHGADLGIGHDGDADRCVAVDASGELVDGDQIMAVLALALAEEGALVKDTLVATVMSNLGLHLAMKAHGITVVTTAVGDRYVLEELRASGLALGGEQSGHVVLPAHATTGDGLLTAMRLMARMAATGKPLAELSSVMQRLPQVLVNVPVVDKAAVAGSAEVRDAVGEVEAELGEEGRVLLRPSGTEQLVRVMVEAPAHATAQAAADRLAGVVSAVC, encoded by the coding sequence ATGGCTCGACTGTTCGGCACTGACGGGGTACGCGGTCTGGCCAACGCCGACCTGACCCCTGAGCTGGCACTGGCGGTCGCGGCGAGCGCCGCGCGCGTACTGGCCGCGCACGACCGTTCGCACCGTCCGGTGGCCGTCGTGGGCCGAGACCCCCGCGCGAGCGGCGAGATGCTGGAGGCGGCCGTGGTGGCCGGCCTCGCCTCGGCCGGCGCGGACGTCTTGCGGCTCGGCGTGCTGCCCACGCCCGCGGTCGCCTACCTCGTGGGCAAGCTCGACGCGGACCTCGGCGTGATGATCTCCGCCTCGCACAACCCCATGCCGGACAACGGCATCAAGCTCTTCGCCGCCGGCGGCCACAAACTGCCGGACAGCATCGAGGACGAGATCGAAGCCGGCCTGGACGCCGCCGGAGTCACCCGCCCGACCGGTTCCGGCGTCGGCCGGGTGACCGAGGTCCCGGAGGCGCTCGACCAGTACCTCGAGCACCTGGTCGCCGCCACGCCGCACCCGCTGGCCGGGCTGAAGGTCGTGGTCGACTGCGCGAACGGCGCGTCGTCCGTCGCCGCCCCGGAGGCGTACCGCCGGGCCGGCGCCGAGGTCGTGGCCCTGCACGCGAACCCCGATGGCATCAACATCAACGAGAACTGTGGCTCGAACCACCCGGACCTGCTCCGCGCGGCCGTGGTCGAACACGGGGCCGACCTGGGCATCGGCCACGACGGCGACGCCGATCGCTGCGTAGCCGTCGACGCCTCCGGCGAGTTGGTGGACGGCGACCAGATCATGGCGGTCCTGGCGCTGGCGCTGGCCGAAGAGGGCGCGCTGGTGAAGGACACCCTGGTCGCGACCGTGATGAGCAACCTGGGCCTGCACCTGGCGATGAAGGCGCACGGCATCACGGTCGTGACGACCGCCGTCGGAGACCGCTACGTGCTCGAGGAACTGCGCGCATCCGGCCTGGCCCTGGGCGGCGAACAGTCCGGCCACGTAGTGCTTCCCGCTCACGCAACGACCGGTGACGGCCTGCTGACCGCCATGCGGCTGATGGCCCGGATGGCTGCGACGGGGAAGCCGCTGGCGGAGCTGTCGAGCGTGATGCAGCGCCTGCCGCAGGTCCTGGTGAACGTCCCGGTGGTGGACAAGGCCGCGGTGGCCGGCTCCGCCGAGGTCCGGGACGCGGTCGGCGAGGTCGAAGCGGAGCTGGGCGAGGAAGGCCGGGTTCTGCTGCGGCCTTCGGGAACCGAGCAGCTGGTGCGGGTGATGGTCGAGGCTCCGGCCCACGCCACGGCACAGGCGGCGGCGGATCGGCTGGCCGGAGTCGTGTCCGCGGTCTGCTGA
- the glmS gene encoding glutamine--fructose-6-phosphate transaminase (isomerizing) — MCGIVGYVGHRPALDVVLGGLRRMEYRGYDSAGVAVLDGAGALNVERKAGRLANLEARLDEVGRDSFAGTAGMGHTRWATHGAPVDRNSHPHRDTSGRVAVVHNGIIENFAALRAELEAEGIEMASDTDTETAAHLVARAYFGGETKGDLPASVAAVCRRLEGAFTLVVTHADEPDTIVAARRSSPLVVGVGEGEHFVASDVAAFIEHTREAVELGQDQLVVITRDGYQVTDFHGDAAQAKPFTVDWDLSAAEKGGHEYFMLKEIEEQPEALANTLRGHFESGRIILDEQRISDQDLRDVDKVFVIACGSAYHSGLVAKYAIEHWCRLPVEVELASEFRYRDPVLDRDTLVVAVSQSGETADTLEAVRHAREQKARVLAVCNTNGAQIPRESDAVLYTHAGPEIGVASTKAFLAQIAANYMVGLALAQARGTKYPDEVAREFAELEAAPAAVQKVLSTVGQTREIARRIADSRAVLFLGRHVGFPVALEGALKLKELAYMHAEGFAAGELKHGPIALIEEGLPVVVVMPSPKGRAVLHSKLVSNISEIQARGARTIVIAEEGDETVRPFADELIEVPAVPTLLQPLVSTVPLQVLAAEIASSRGYDIDKPRNLAKSVTVE; from the coding sequence GTGTGTGGAATCGTGGGATACGTCGGACACCGCCCGGCCCTGGACGTCGTGCTCGGTGGGCTCCGCCGCATGGAATACCGGGGCTACGACTCGGCGGGGGTGGCGGTGCTCGACGGCGCCGGCGCCCTGAACGTCGAGCGGAAGGCCGGCCGCTTGGCCAACCTGGAAGCCCGGCTCGACGAGGTCGGTCGCGACTCGTTCGCCGGCACCGCGGGCATGGGGCACACCCGGTGGGCCACGCACGGCGCGCCGGTGGACCGCAACTCGCACCCGCACCGGGACACGTCCGGGCGGGTCGCGGTGGTGCACAACGGCATCATCGAGAACTTCGCCGCGTTGCGCGCCGAGCTCGAGGCCGAGGGCATCGAGATGGCCAGCGACACCGACACCGAGACCGCGGCCCACCTGGTCGCCCGCGCGTACTTCGGTGGCGAGACCAAGGGCGACCTGCCGGCCAGCGTCGCCGCCGTCTGCCGCCGCCTGGAGGGCGCGTTCACGCTGGTCGTGACGCACGCCGACGAGCCGGACACGATCGTCGCGGCGCGCCGGTCGTCGCCGCTGGTGGTCGGGGTCGGCGAGGGCGAGCACTTCGTCGCCTCGGACGTCGCGGCGTTCATCGAGCACACCCGCGAGGCGGTCGAACTCGGCCAGGACCAGCTGGTCGTCATCACCCGCGACGGCTACCAGGTCACCGACTTCCACGGCGACGCCGCGCAGGCCAAGCCGTTCACCGTCGACTGGGACCTGTCGGCCGCCGAAAAGGGCGGCCACGAATACTTCATGCTCAAGGAGATCGAGGAGCAGCCGGAAGCGCTGGCGAACACCCTGCGCGGGCACTTCGAGTCCGGCCGGATCATCCTCGACGAGCAGCGCATCTCCGACCAGGACCTGCGCGACGTGGACAAGGTCTTCGTGATCGCCTGTGGTTCCGCGTACCACTCCGGCCTGGTCGCCAAGTACGCCATCGAGCACTGGTGCCGCCTGCCGGTCGAGGTCGAGCTGGCCTCGGAGTTCCGCTACCGCGACCCGGTGCTGGACCGGGACACCCTGGTGGTCGCCGTTTCGCAGTCCGGCGAGACCGCGGACACCCTCGAAGCCGTCCGGCACGCGCGGGAGCAGAAGGCCCGGGTGCTGGCGGTCTGCAACACGAACGGCGCGCAGATCCCGCGCGAGTCCGACGCGGTGCTGTACACGCACGCCGGACCGGAGATCGGCGTCGCGTCGACGAAGGCGTTCCTCGCCCAGATCGCCGCGAACTACATGGTCGGCCTGGCGCTCGCGCAGGCGCGCGGCACCAAGTACCCGGACGAGGTCGCCCGCGAGTTCGCTGAACTGGAAGCCGCGCCGGCCGCCGTGCAGAAGGTGCTCTCGACGGTCGGCCAGACCCGTGAGATCGCACGGCGCATCGCCGACTCGCGCGCGGTGCTGTTCCTCGGGCGGCACGTCGGGTTCCCGGTGGCGCTGGAAGGCGCGCTGAAGCTGAAGGAACTCGCGTACATGCACGCGGAGGGCTTCGCGGCCGGCGAGCTGAAGCACGGTCCGATCGCGCTGATCGAAGAGGGCCTGCCGGTCGTCGTCGTGATGCCGTCGCCGAAGGGCCGCGCGGTGCTGCACTCGAAGCTGGTGTCGAACATCAGCGAGATCCAGGCGCGCGGTGCGCGCACGATCGTCATCGCCGAGGAGGGCGACGAGACCGTGCGCCCGTTCGCGGACGAGCTGATCGAGGTGCCCGCGGTGCCGACGCTGCTGCAGCCGCTGGTGTCCACCGTGCCGCTGCAGGTGCTGGCCGCGGAGATCGCCAGTTCGCGCGGTTACGACATCGACAAGCCGCGTAACCTGGCGAAGTCCGTCACGGTCGAGTAA
- a CDS encoding chlorophyllase/cutinase-like alpha/beta fold protein has protein sequence MASKPKQLLTELSHPGPHEVLRGNLALVGLPGVVFTPRQGLGLPAIAFGHGWLQPATRYRQLLHHLASWGVVAAAPATQLSPLPSHRLLAGDLLTTLDVITTVRLGPDGISIDPDKLGLAGHSTGGGAAVLAAAQSASAGDDARPRVRAVATVAAAQTFPSATEAAKLVSVPGMHLAVDGDLVAPAVGHAEAIAHAWAGPVQLRTLSKSSHLAVTEGRHWSQLLLQGKPQRATQQLTKALFTAFFLTQLTGTEKYLPLLDADVKHAAIEVLEDEETAA, from the coding sequence ATGGCCAGCAAGCCCAAGCAGCTGCTCACGGAGCTGTCCCACCCGGGTCCGCACGAGGTTTTGCGCGGCAATCTCGCCCTGGTCGGCCTCCCCGGCGTCGTGTTCACCCCGCGTCAAGGCCTGGGCCTGCCCGCGATCGCCTTCGGCCACGGCTGGCTGCAGCCCGCGACGCGCTACCGCCAGCTGCTGCACCACCTCGCGAGCTGGGGCGTGGTCGCGGCAGCCCCGGCGACTCAGCTCAGCCCGCTCCCGTCGCACCGCCTGCTGGCCGGCGACCTGCTGACCACCCTCGATGTCATCACGACGGTCCGCCTTGGCCCGGACGGAATCAGCATCGACCCGGACAAACTGGGCTTGGCCGGCCACTCCACCGGCGGCGGAGCGGCAGTACTGGCCGCGGCGCAGTCGGCGAGTGCCGGCGACGACGCGCGGCCTCGCGTGCGCGCCGTGGCGACGGTGGCCGCCGCCCAGACGTTCCCATCAGCGACCGAAGCCGCGAAGCTGGTCAGCGTTCCTGGCATGCACCTGGCGGTGGACGGCGACCTGGTCGCACCAGCGGTCGGCCACGCCGAAGCCATCGCGCACGCCTGGGCCGGGCCGGTACAGCTGCGGACGCTGTCGAAGTCTTCCCACCTCGCGGTGACGGAGGGGCGGCACTGGAGCCAGCTGCTGCTGCAGGGGAAGCCGCAGCGGGCGACTCAGCAGCTGACGAAGGCGCTGTTCACGGCGTTTTTCCTGACCCAGTTGACCGGGACCGAGAAGTACCTGCCGCTGCTGGACGCGGACGTGAAGCACGCGGCGATCGAGGTGCTGGAGGACGAGGAAACGGCCGCCTGA
- the rpsI gene encoding 30S ribosomal protein S9: MTSTETEAEVVASTETPEAVATSESPAAPRPSRAAGGKAQTVGRRKEAVVRVRVVPGTGEFKLNGRTLEEYFPNKVHQQLIKEPLVTVEKPDSFDIFANLKGGGISGQAGALRLAIARALVEVDADDRPALKKAGFLTRDARATERKKYGLKKARKAPQYSKR, from the coding sequence TTGACCAGCACCGAGACCGAGGCCGAGGTCGTCGCCTCGACCGAGACCCCCGAGGCTGTCGCGACCAGCGAGTCGCCCGCCGCCCCGCGCCCGTCGCGCGCCGCCGGTGGCAAGGCGCAGACGGTCGGCCGCCGCAAGGAGGCCGTGGTCCGCGTTCGCGTCGTGCCGGGTACCGGTGAGTTCAAGCTCAACGGCCGCACGCTCGAGGAGTACTTCCCGAACAAGGTGCACCAGCAGCTCATCAAGGAGCCGCTGGTGACCGTCGAGAAGCCGGACTCCTTCGACATCTTCGCCAACCTCAAGGGCGGCGGGATCTCGGGCCAGGCGGGCGCGCTGCGTCTCGCCATCGCCCGTGCGCTGGTCGAGGTCGACGCCGACGACCGCCCGGCACTCAAGAAGGCCGGCTTCCTGACCCGTGACGCGCGCGCCACGGAGCGGAAGAAGTACGGCCTCAAGAAGGCCCGCAAGGCTCCGCAGTACAGCAAGCGCTGA
- a CDS encoding WXG100 family type VII secretion target: MASGGFTGDPKEFTAAEGRVTDATSRMNKNLGDLRSNIEATRAGWEGDAQRAFDAVMRRFDDAGRGLNDALHRIGELLQEAGSTYSKSEAAQHEHIQSLNKGFGDILG, from the coding sequence ATGGCTTCTGGCGGTTTCACTGGGGATCCGAAGGAATTCACCGCGGCCGAGGGGCGCGTTACCGACGCGACCAGCCGGATGAACAAGAACCTGGGCGACCTGCGCTCGAACATCGAGGCGACCCGCGCGGGCTGGGAAGGCGACGCGCAGCGTGCCTTCGACGCCGTCATGCGCCGCTTCGACGACGCCGGCCGCGGCCTGAACGATGCGCTGCACCGCATCGGCGAGCTGCTGCAGGAAGCGGGCTCGACCTACTCCAAGAGCGAAGCGGCGCAGCACGAGCACATCCAGTCGCTCAACAAGGGCTTCGGCGACATCCTCGGCTGA